The proteins below come from a single Mya arenaria isolate MELC-2E11 chromosome 8, ASM2691426v1 genomic window:
- the LOC128243198 gene encoding alpha-(1,6)-fucosyltransferase-like isoform X2, with the protein MSLKHVLCIVASLYIFISLSILIIFIVTTDYPEDTSTSYIPDPKYEDARRETRRLSQEMWMYMDSQLKRLISQSVETETESIKDILAFGSHLHTAILSAHDTLEDEFEKWRNLRSNENPLNCSTADMFVCKLDKTCGFGCQMHHVTYCLMVAYATNRTMVLVSKGWRYSKTGWDTVFRPLSKTCHENHPDVIKRMGHLTRLQIVDLNTGNDLPLAVPDILLKCIQHFHGHPGPWWVGQFVRYIFRPNHNLEESLKNKEKRFTFDHPIVGIQVRRTDKLDGEASFHSLQEYMIHVERWFDVAETKTPTVQRKVYLATDDPSLFREAEHTYPTYSFIGDVNISISAQLSSRYTLESLKGVITDVHFLSMCDYIVCTLSSQICRLAYEIMQTKHGDLSSRVKSLDDIYYFSGGSPERWIAMYDHDARNEDEFSFKAGDTIQNYGNHWDGYSKGKHLRSGNEGLFPSYKVKRFQ; encoded by the exons ATgagtttaaaacatgtgttgTGCATAGTGGCatcgttatatatatttatatcattaagcattttaattatttttatagtgACAACGGATTATCCCGAAG atACGTCAACCTCTTACATCCCTGATCCTAAGTATGAGGATGCAAGGAGGGAAACAAGGAGGTTATCACAAGAAATGTGGATGTACATGGATAGCCAACTTAAACGACTGATAAGCCAAAGCGTAGAAACAGAAACTGAATCTATTAAAGACATCCTTGCTTTTGGCTCTCACCTTCATAC GGCGATTTTATCGGCACATGACACATTGGAGGACGAGTTTGAAAAATGGCGAAATTTGCGATCAAACGAG AACCCTTTGAACTGTTCGACCGCAGATATGTTCGTTTGCAAATTAGATAAAACTTGTGGATTTGGATGCCAGATGCACCATGTTACTTATTGTCTCATGGTCGCCTATGCAACGAATCGAACTATGGTTTTGGTTTCTAAAGGATGGCGGTACTCAAAGACTGGCTGGGATACTGTCTTTCGTCCACTGAGCAAAACATGCCACGAAAACCATCCAGATGTTATCAAAA GAATGGGTCATCTTACGCGACTACAAATCGTAGATCTCAATACGGGAAACGATCTTCCGCTTGCGGTGCCAGACATTTTGCTAAAATGCATTCAACATTTCCACGGACATCCCGGACCGTGGTGGGTGGGGCAATTTGTGAGATACATTTTTCGACCAAATCACAATCTTgaggaaagtttgaaaaacaaggagAAACGTTTTACATTCGATCATCCCATTGTAGG AATTCAGGTGCGAAGAACAGATAAACTTGATGGGGAAGCTTCGTTTCATTCTTTACAAGAGTACATGATCCATGTAGAGAGGTGGTTTGACGTTGCAGAAACAAAGACACCAACTGTACAACGAAAGGTTTACCTTGCCACGGATGACCCCTCATTGTTTAGAGAAGCAGAACACAC GTATCCAACGTACAGCTTCATAGGTGATGTGAATATTTCTATAAGTGCCCAACTTAGCAGCCGATACACTCTAGAATCGTTGAAAGGTGTAATAACGGACGTACACTTCCTTTCAATGTGTGATTACATCGTGTGTACACTATCATCACAG atatgtCGTCTTGCGTACGAGATAATGCAAACAAAGCATGGAGATTTATCTTCGAGAGTTAAGTCCCTTGACGACATTTACTACTTTAGTGGTGGAAGCCCGGAGAGATGGATAGCAATGTACGACCATGACGCGCGTAATGAAGATGAATTCAGTTTTAAG GCTGGCGACACCATCCAAAACTACGGGAATCATTGGGATGGATACTCAAAAGGAAAACATTTGCGGTCAGGCAACGAAGGTCTTTTCCCATCTTACAAAGTTAAAAGGTTTCAATAA
- the LOC128243198 gene encoding alpha-(1,6)-fucosyltransferase-like isoform X1, whose protein sequence is MSLKHVLCIVASLYIFISLSILIIFIVTTDYPEDTSTSYIPDPKYEDARRETRRLSQEMWMYMDSQLKRLISQSVETETESIKDILAFGSHLHTAILSAHDTLEDEFEKWRNLRSNEVSRFVQEQLDSIQNPLNCSTADMFVCKLDKTCGFGCQMHHVTYCLMVAYATNRTMVLVSKGWRYSKTGWDTVFRPLSKTCHENHPDVIKRMGHLTRLQIVDLNTGNDLPLAVPDILLKCIQHFHGHPGPWWVGQFVRYIFRPNHNLEESLKNKEKRFTFDHPIVGIQVRRTDKLDGEASFHSLQEYMIHVERWFDVAETKTPTVQRKVYLATDDPSLFREAEHTYPTYSFIGDVNISISAQLSSRYTLESLKGVITDVHFLSMCDYIVCTLSSQICRLAYEIMQTKHGDLSSRVKSLDDIYYFSGGSPERWIAMYDHDARNEDEFSFKAGDTIQNYGNHWDGYSKGKHLRSGNEGLFPSYKVKRFQ, encoded by the exons ATgagtttaaaacatgtgttgTGCATAGTGGCatcgttatatatatttatatcattaagcattttaattatttttatagtgACAACGGATTATCCCGAAG atACGTCAACCTCTTACATCCCTGATCCTAAGTATGAGGATGCAAGGAGGGAAACAAGGAGGTTATCACAAGAAATGTGGATGTACATGGATAGCCAACTTAAACGACTGATAAGCCAAAGCGTAGAAACAGAAACTGAATCTATTAAAGACATCCTTGCTTTTGGCTCTCACCTTCATAC GGCGATTTTATCGGCACATGACACATTGGAGGACGAGTTTGAAAAATGGCGAAATTTGCGATCAAACGAGGTGAGCAGATTTGTCCAAGAGCAACTAGACTCAATCCAG AACCCTTTGAACTGTTCGACCGCAGATATGTTCGTTTGCAAATTAGATAAAACTTGTGGATTTGGATGCCAGATGCACCATGTTACTTATTGTCTCATGGTCGCCTATGCAACGAATCGAACTATGGTTTTGGTTTCTAAAGGATGGCGGTACTCAAAGACTGGCTGGGATACTGTCTTTCGTCCACTGAGCAAAACATGCCACGAAAACCATCCAGATGTTATCAAAA GAATGGGTCATCTTACGCGACTACAAATCGTAGATCTCAATACGGGAAACGATCTTCCGCTTGCGGTGCCAGACATTTTGCTAAAATGCATTCAACATTTCCACGGACATCCCGGACCGTGGTGGGTGGGGCAATTTGTGAGATACATTTTTCGACCAAATCACAATCTTgaggaaagtttgaaaaacaaggagAAACGTTTTACATTCGATCATCCCATTGTAGG AATTCAGGTGCGAAGAACAGATAAACTTGATGGGGAAGCTTCGTTTCATTCTTTACAAGAGTACATGATCCATGTAGAGAGGTGGTTTGACGTTGCAGAAACAAAGACACCAACTGTACAACGAAAGGTTTACCTTGCCACGGATGACCCCTCATTGTTTAGAGAAGCAGAACACAC GTATCCAACGTACAGCTTCATAGGTGATGTGAATATTTCTATAAGTGCCCAACTTAGCAGCCGATACACTCTAGAATCGTTGAAAGGTGTAATAACGGACGTACACTTCCTTTCAATGTGTGATTACATCGTGTGTACACTATCATCACAG atatgtCGTCTTGCGTACGAGATAATGCAAACAAAGCATGGAGATTTATCTTCGAGAGTTAAGTCCCTTGACGACATTTACTACTTTAGTGGTGGAAGCCCGGAGAGATGGATAGCAATGTACGACCATGACGCGCGTAATGAAGATGAATTCAGTTTTAAG GCTGGCGACACCATCCAAAACTACGGGAATCATTGGGATGGATACTCAAAAGGAAAACATTTGCGGTCAGGCAACGAAGGTCTTTTCCCATCTTACAAAGTTAAAAGGTTTCAATAA